In the genome of Myroides phaeus, one region contains:
- a CDS encoding acyl-CoA-binding protein, with translation MSNLDIEFKEAYKRISEEAKNLPADVMLRIYAYYKQATNGLSHKDFEEMSFDIKKAFKFNAWTQVSHLSMTEAKEEYIKIAKEIFKND, from the coding sequence ATGAGCAATTTAGATATAGAATTTAAAGAAGCATATAAACGTATTTCAGAGGAAGCTAAAAACCTTCCTGCTGATGTAATGTTACGCATATATGCCTATTACAAACAAGCTACAAACGGATTAAGTCATAAAGACTTTGAAGAAATGTCATTTGACATTAAAAAGGCCTTTAAGTTTAATGCGTGGACACAAGTAAGTCATTTATCAATGACTGAAGCTAAAGAGGAGTATATTAAAATAGCTAAAGAGATATTTAAAAATGATTAA
- a CDS encoding LUD domain-containing protein — protein MNFLKKLIKVFQPSVPEVEQSTPERSQYLPEEKMPVDELFTVNFKENGGKFLYCESNEDLTETFVNILLENDWFETEALSYETQLYPLLDENNVKYINVKQPTFFFSTCESLIAEDGSILFSGKQLKDNKAHHLPLNLIIIAKTSQITRTKSDGLREIKRKYGSALPSNITAFNCFKEAPVEADFLSYGRSPKNLYLLLLEDL, from the coding sequence ATGAATTTTTTAAAGAAATTAATTAAAGTTTTTCAGCCTTCAGTTCCTGAAGTAGAGCAGTCTACTCCAGAAAGAAGTCAGTATCTTCCAGAGGAGAAGATGCCGGTAGATGAACTATTTACTGTTAATTTTAAAGAAAATGGTGGAAAGTTTCTTTATTGTGAATCAAATGAAGATTTAACAGAAACTTTTGTAAATATACTTTTAGAAAATGACTGGTTTGAAACAGAAGCATTAAGCTATGAAACACAGTTATATCCTCTTTTAGATGAAAATAACGTTAAGTATATCAACGTTAAACAACCTACATTCTTTTTCTCTACGTGCGAGAGTTTAATTGCTGAAGATGGCTCTATACTATTCTCTGGTAAACAATTAAAAGATAACAAAGCACACCATTTACCTTTAAACTTGATTATAATAGCTAAAACAAGTCAAATAACAAGAACTAAAAGTGATGGCCTGCGAGAAATAAAACGAAAATACGGAAGTGCACTACCAAGCAATATCACAGCCTTCAACTGCTTTAAAGAAGCACCTGTTGAAGCGGATTTCCTTAGCTATGGTAGATCGCCTAAAAATTTATACCTATTACTTTTAGAAGATTTATAA
- a CDS encoding superoxide dismutase: MIKLKRNIAILFCSNLLLFSSCGHKNDLTEVEIPEREAFNIQKSDFPDPATIKTKQGPFEMRGLPYNFNDFEVIVKPETAFIHFDKVHLDYANRLNTAVHGTPFEKDEISTLITRIDSRYSNLKNFSGAYYNHNIFWQSINPKSESKPNETLAKLIVESFGSINELKSEFVNKGNALVGSGWIWLTILPNGKLSVVTTLNNDSPNMPELQLGKPLLGIDLWEHAYFDTYKNDKKSYIETCYKYFNWDTANKEFIVDVESTEAN; the protein is encoded by the coding sequence ATGATTAAGCTTAAACGAAATATTGCAATTTTATTTTGTTCTAACTTATTGTTATTTTCTTCTTGTGGACATAAAAACGACCTAACAGAAGTTGAAATACCAGAAAGAGAAGCTTTTAATATTCAGAAAAGTGATTTCCCCGATCCTGCTACTATCAAAACTAAGCAAGGTCCTTTTGAAATGCGCGGATTACCATATAACTTCAATGATTTTGAAGTTATAGTAAAACCTGAAACTGCTTTCATTCATTTTGACAAAGTTCATTTAGACTATGCAAATCGACTAAATACAGCCGTACACGGAACTCCTTTTGAAAAAGATGAGATAAGTACTTTAATAACGCGTATCGATAGTAGATACTCTAATTTGAAAAACTTTTCTGGTGCTTATTACAATCACAATATTTTTTGGCAATCAATTAATCCAAAAAGTGAAAGTAAACCGAATGAAACCTTAGCTAAACTGATTGTTGAATCTTTTGGCTCAATAAACGAATTAAAAAGCGAATTCGTTAATAAAGGAAATGCTTTAGTTGGATCAGGTTGGATATGGCTTACTATTTTACCTAATGGAAAATTAAGTGTTGTAACCACATTAAACAATGATAGTCCTAATATGCCTGAATTGCAATTAGGTAAACCTTTATTAGGAATAGATTTATGGGAGCATGCTTATTTTGACACTTATAAAAATGACAAAAAATCTTACATTGAAACTTGTTATAAATATTTCAATTGGGATACAGCAAATAAAGAATTTATAGTTGATGTAGAATCAACAGAAGCAAACTAA
- a CDS encoding phosphatidate cytidylyltransferase: MSESVTRAISGVIYIALLIGATLYSPLTFEILFGFFMFVASFEFAKLIKLPKSLSMIIALIAISCVFWDRDIMPINAIAIFAVVILLALLAELFTTRKPNRSFPIKIIIFLGYIIATFTAILYLPFVRGEYTPNIIIGMMILIWTNDTFAYIVGKKIGRNKLFERISPKKTIEGFVGGLVFSIIASIILSQFFDFFSMIVWISSAIFVSIFGTIGDLVESHFKREAGVKDSGSIMPGHGGILDRLDSVIFVAPFLYLIYQIL; this comes from the coding sequence ATGTCAGAATCAGTTACTCGTGCAATATCAGGTGTAATCTACATTGCGCTATTGATAGGAGCAACTCTATACTCTCCCCTTACTTTTGAAATCCTTTTCGGTTTCTTTATGTTTGTTGCTTCTTTTGAATTTGCAAAACTTATAAAGTTACCTAAGTCCTTATCTATGATAATAGCTTTAATAGCTATTTCGTGTGTGTTTTGGGACAGAGATATTATGCCTATAAATGCTATCGCAATCTTTGCTGTAGTAATCTTATTAGCCTTATTAGCGGAATTATTCACTACACGAAAACCTAATAGATCATTCCCTATTAAAATCATAATCTTTTTAGGTTACATTATAGCAACTTTTACAGCTATATTATATCTACCTTTCGTTAGAGGTGAATATACCCCTAATATTATAATTGGAATGATGATTTTAATATGGACAAATGATACATTTGCCTATATCGTTGGAAAGAAAATTGGGAGAAATAAACTATTTGAAAGAATTTCACCAAAGAAAACTATTGAGGGTTTTGTAGGTGGTTTAGTGTTCAGTATCATAGCAAGTATCATATTAAGTCAATTTTTTGACTTTTTTAGTATGATAGTTTGGATAAGTAGTGCTATTTTTGTCAGCATTTTTGGAACCATTGGTGATTTAGTAGAATCACACTTCAAAAGAGAAGCTGGTGTCAAAGATAGCGGTTCAATAATGCCAGGTCATGGTGGTATATTAGATCGCCTTGACAGTGTTATATTTGTAGCACCATTTTTGTATTTAATTTATCAAATATTATAA
- a CDS encoding alpha/beta hydrolase: MQNQKTKQSLEIPKSIIVIGKTLQLFSNNLATRFAQNLFITPLKFKPPKREKEMLDKSVVTEIAVPKLKKDIFVYQYGTNKAATKKALLIHGWNGRGTQLITIANMLMRQGYDIVSFDAPGHGKSPKTKTNMTEFIASAFEVEKQFGPFDLVIGHSLGGMTTMNALKDGFKAKKAVIIGSGDVVEDVIDDFVEQIKLKPVISKLIKQRFEKQFNQTMESYCVHNAAKTIKIPLLIIHDEDDLDVPVKAAYQIKKNAVDAQLMVTQTLGHRKILGDKKVIERIKDFIQDIE, encoded by the coding sequence ATGCAAAATCAAAAAACAAAACAATCGCTTGAAATACCTAAAAGCATAATAGTAATAGGAAAAACACTACAACTATTTTCAAATAATTTAGCAACTCGTTTTGCTCAAAATTTATTTATTACTCCTCTTAAATTTAAACCACCAAAAAGAGAGAAGGAAATGCTTGATAAAAGTGTTGTAACTGAAATAGCTGTACCTAAATTAAAGAAAGATATTTTTGTATACCAATATGGTACAAATAAAGCTGCTACGAAAAAAGCTCTTTTGATTCACGGATGGAATGGTAGAGGTACGCAATTAATCACAATAGCTAATATGCTAATGAGACAGGGCTATGACATCGTAAGTTTTGATGCACCTGGACACGGGAAATCGCCAAAAACGAAAACAAATATGACTGAATTTATTGCTTCTGCCTTTGAAGTAGAAAAACAATTCGGTCCCTTTGATTTAGTAATCGGACACTCTCTTGGCGGAATGACTACTATGAATGCTTTAAAAGATGGCTTTAAAGCTAAAAAAGCAGTAATCATTGGAAGTGGTGACGTGGTTGAAGATGTAATAGATGACTTCGTTGAACAAATTAAACTAAAACCAGTTATTTCTAAATTAATTAAACAACGTTTTGAGAAACAGTTTAATCAAACAATGGAAAGCTATTGCGTACACAATGCTGCTAAAACAATTAAAATACCTCTATTGATCATACACGACGAAGATGATTTAGATGTACCCGTAAAGGCTGCTTATCAAATTAAAAAGAATGCTGTTGACGCACAATTAATGGTAACACAGACTTTAGGTCATAGAAAGATTCTTGGTGATAAAAAAGTAATAGAAAGAATTAAAGACTTTATTCAAGATATAGAATAA
- the ftsH gene encoding ATP-dependent zinc metalloprotease FtsH, with the protein MSDNMKPNPKKSRFNPWILYGSLLVIILVINFLTNGSNFGDSRQLGLSKLYDYLEQGYVEKVDFNRTVAKVYLTEEALQQEEFKDLQKKSILGKGNTGPQFLTDIGNSEIFQTKLDKAKSEDKLVEYKSEPDSNWGDLLISFLPIVIIIGFWLFMMRRMSGGGGAGGGGQIFSIGKSKAKLFDEKNDIRVSFKDVAGLEGAKEEIVEIVEFLKNPEKYTSIGGKIPKGALLVGPPGTGKTLLAKAVAGEAKVPFFSLSGSDFVEMFVGVGASRVRDLFKQAKEKSPSIIFIDEIDAVGRARGKSNFSGSNDERENTLNQLLTEMDGFGSNTNVIVLAATNRAEILDKALLRAGRFDRQIYVDLPDVKEREAIFNVHLRNIKKVDNLDIDFLSKQTPGFSGADIANVCNEAALTAARKDKKQVDMQDFLDAVDRIIGGLEKKNKIISPEEKYAIAIHEAGHATVSWMCEHAAPLVKVTIVPRGQSLGAAWYLPAERQIVRTEQMLDEMCATMGGRAAEKIIFDKISTGALSDLEKVTKQAKAMVTIYGLNEKLGNITYYDSSGQNEYGFGKPYSEETARIIDQEISSLIEGQYERAQSILSQNREKLIQLADLLCEKEVIFKQDLEDIFGKRPFDKEGAVEINISEENKPEQTEE; encoded by the coding sequence ATGTCTGATAATATGAAACCTAATCCAAAAAAATCAAGATTTAATCCTTGGATACTTTATGGAAGTCTCTTAGTGATTATTCTTGTAATTAACTTCCTGACTAATGGAAGTAATTTTGGAGACTCAAGACAATTGGGTTTATCAAAATTATATGACTATTTAGAACAGGGATATGTAGAAAAAGTTGATTTCAATCGCACAGTAGCAAAAGTTTATTTAACTGAAGAAGCGTTACAACAAGAGGAATTCAAAGATTTACAAAAGAAAAGTATCCTTGGTAAAGGAAACACAGGACCACAATTCCTAACTGACATTGGTAATTCTGAGATTTTTCAAACGAAGCTTGACAAAGCTAAAAGTGAAGATAAATTAGTAGAATATAAATCAGAACCTGACAGTAATTGGGGAGACTTATTAATTAGCTTCTTGCCGATTGTTATCATCATAGGTTTCTGGTTATTTATGATGAGAAGAATGTCTGGTGGCGGTGGCGCTGGTGGCGGTGGCCAAATCTTTTCGATTGGTAAATCTAAAGCAAAACTTTTTGATGAGAAAAACGACATCAGAGTAAGCTTTAAAGATGTTGCAGGATTGGAAGGGGCTAAAGAAGAAATTGTAGAAATTGTAGAATTTCTTAAAAACCCAGAAAAATATACTTCTATTGGAGGTAAAATTCCAAAAGGAGCTCTTTTAGTAGGACCTCCAGGTACTGGTAAGACATTATTAGCGAAAGCGGTTGCAGGTGAAGCGAAAGTTCCTTTCTTTTCACTTTCTGGTTCTGACTTCGTTGAAATGTTTGTAGGAGTTGGTGCTTCTCGTGTAAGAGACTTGTTTAAACAAGCGAAAGAAAAATCTCCTTCAATTATCTTTATTGATGAGATTGATGCTGTTGGTCGTGCACGTGGTAAAAGCAACTTCTCTGGTTCAAACGACGAAAGAGAAAACACATTAAACCAATTATTAACAGAAATGGATGGTTTTGGTTCTAATACTAATGTTATTGTATTAGCTGCAACTAACCGTGCTGAAATATTGGATAAAGCTCTTTTAAGAGCAGGACGTTTTGACAGACAAATTTATGTTGATCTACCAGACGTTAAAGAACGTGAAGCTATCTTCAACGTTCACTTAAGAAACATTAAAAAAGTAGATAACTTAGATATTGATTTCTTATCTAAACAAACTCCAGGATTCTCTGGTGCTGATATTGCCAATGTTTGTAATGAGGCTGCATTAACTGCTGCTCGTAAAGACAAAAAGCAAGTTGATATGCAAGATTTCCTTGATGCAGTTGACCGTATCATTGGTGGTTTAGAAAAGAAAAACAAAATTATCTCTCCAGAAGAAAAATATGCTATCGCTATTCATGAGGCTGGACACGCTACTGTAAGTTGGATGTGTGAACATGCTGCTCCATTAGTAAAAGTAACAATCGTTCCTCGTGGACAAAGTTTAGGTGCTGCTTGGTACTTACCTGCGGAAAGACAAATCGTTAGAACAGAACAAATGTTAGACGAGATGTGTGCTACAATGGGAGGACGTGCTGCTGAAAAAATTATCTTTGATAAAATATCAACTGGTGCATTAAGCGACTTAGAGAAAGTAACTAAACAAGCAAAAGCAATGGTTACCATCTACGGATTGAATGAAAAATTAGGAAATATTACTTACTATGATTCATCAGGACAAAATGAATACGGTTTTGGTAAACCATATTCTGAAGAAACTGCAAGAATCATTGACCAAGAGATTTCATCTTTAATTGAAGGACAGTACGAACGTGCACAATCTATCTTATCTCAAAACAGAGAAAAGTTAATTCAATTAGCTGATTTACTTTGTGAAAAAGAAGTAATCTTTAAACAAGACTTAGAAGATATATTTGGCAAACGCCCATTTGACAAAGAAGGGGCAGTTGAAATAAATATCTCAGAAGAAAACAAACCCGAGCAAACAGAAGAATAA
- a CDS encoding biotin--[acetyl-CoA-carboxylase] ligase, protein MNIIKLDAIGSTNTYLKDLLTVSNLENLTVVSAENQFAGKGQRGSTWTSEVGSSLSFSVLMKDILSSPEYVFDLNVMVALSVYQALKKTYNLPFYIKWPNDILSYNKKICGILIENIIKANGETQSIVGIGVNVNQESFDDFPQASSIFKLTGDKTDKDVLLYTIVNELKYYSEQYLSKGGDFLWDEYHSHLYRINTPTVFENIDNTRFMGIIKGVTKYGLLCIQLEDDSIQEFGMKEIKMLY, encoded by the coding sequence ATGAATATTATCAAACTCGATGCCATAGGGTCTACTAATACCTATTTGAAAGACTTACTTACAGTTTCTAACTTAGAAAACCTCACCGTTGTTTCGGCAGAAAATCAATTCGCTGGTAAAGGACAAAGGGGAAGTACTTGGACTTCTGAAGTGGGTAGTAGTCTAAGCTTTAGTGTTTTAATGAAGGATATCTTGTCTTCTCCAGAATACGTTTTTGATTTAAACGTGATGGTCGCTTTGAGTGTTTATCAAGCTTTAAAAAAAACTTATAACCTGCCATTTTATATAAAATGGCCAAACGACATTTTGTCATATAATAAGAAAATATGTGGCATATTGATAGAGAACATCATTAAAGCTAATGGAGAGACTCAATCTATTGTCGGTATAGGTGTCAATGTTAATCAAGAAAGCTTTGATGATTTTCCACAAGCAAGTTCAATATTTAAGTTAACTGGTGATAAAACTGATAAAGATGTTCTCTTATATACTATAGTGAATGAATTGAAATATTATAGCGAACAATATCTTAGTAAAGGTGGTGACTTTTTATGGGACGAATACCATTCTCATTTATATCGTATAAATACGCCTACCGTATTTGAAAATATTGATAATACTCGTTTTATGGGTATTATAAAAGGAGTAACTAAATATGGATTGCTTTGTATTCAGTTAGAGGATGATAGCATTCAAGAATTTGGGATGAAAGAAATAAAAATGTTGTATTAA
- a CDS encoding M48 family metallopeptidase: MKKVFFVAGSALLLAACATNPFTGKKTMAFQSNANLFPMAFQQYDDFLKENKAVKGTKDAKRIEEVGTRIKAAAEKWLTANGHGSYLNDYRWEYNLVDNKELNAWCMPGGKIVFYTGILPVCKTDAGIATVMGHEVSHALANHGQQRMSASMLQQGGAIALDLLTQNSSPIAKQTWAAAYGYGSQVGGMLPFSRANETEADKIGLTLMAIAGYNPEESVEFWSRMAAKTGGDGGSSFMSTHPSNHERIENLKKLIPEAKAEAAKFGVYFNK; the protein is encoded by the coding sequence ATGAAAAAAGTATTTTTTGTAGCAGGTAGTGCTTTATTATTGGCAGCTTGTGCTACTAATCCTTTTACAGGAAAAAAAACAATGGCGTTTCAGTCAAATGCAAATTTATTTCCTATGGCTTTCCAACAATATGATGATTTCTTGAAAGAGAATAAAGCTGTTAAAGGAACAAAAGATGCAAAACGTATTGAAGAAGTAGGAACAAGAATTAAAGCTGCAGCCGAGAAATGGTTAACAGCAAATGGTCATGGTTCTTATTTAAATGACTATCGTTGGGAATACAATTTGGTAGATAATAAAGAGTTAAACGCTTGGTGTATGCCTGGTGGTAAGATTGTATTTTATACAGGAATATTACCAGTCTGTAAAACAGATGCTGGTATTGCAACTGTAATGGGGCACGAAGTATCTCACGCATTAGCAAATCACGGACAACAACGTATGAGTGCAAGTATGCTTCAGCAAGGTGGTGCAATCGCACTTGATTTGTTAACTCAAAACTCAAGTCCTATTGCAAAACAAACTTGGGCAGCAGCTTATGGATATGGATCACAAGTAGGAGGAATGTTACCTTTTAGTCGTGCTAATGAAACAGAAGCTGATAAAATAGGATTAACATTAATGGCAATTGCGGGATATAATCCAGAAGAATCTGTAGAGTTTTGGTCTCGTATGGCTGCTAAAACAGGAGGAGATGGAGGTTCTTCATTTATGAGTACTCACCCGAGTAACCATGAGCGTATTGAAAACCTTAAAAAATTAATTCCAGAAGCAAAAGCAGAAGCTGCAAAATTTGGTGTATATTTCAACAAGTAA
- a CDS encoding MFS transporter, whose protein sequence is MTQFVKGDKKLLNAWAFYDWANSVYALVISSSIFPLYYGALFRERELDRFLIFGLDIKSESIISYITAIGFLIVCIISPFLSGIADYLGNKKFFMKLFCGIGSISCMLLYFFSLDYILLSLLFYMFGLIGFWGSLVFYNSYLPDIAFQNQQDNISAKGYAMGYVGSVILLLLNLLLIMKHETFGFDSAMTAMRYSFLLVGIWWIGFSIYTFKYLPDFKNDKKITKSVFFKGFRELKKVWEELRGYSSLKRYLVAFFVYSMAVQTVMVIAAYFGEKEIAWETDSQRTTGLILSILVIQLVAILGAYATSGMSKKIGNIYTLCVLNALWIFICVYAYTIETPNEFYVAAGFVGLVMGGIQSLSRSTYSKLLPDTTDTTSFFSFYDVTEKLGIVLGMAMYGLVSDITGKMQNAILFLIVFFAIGFVLLLRVPNKRMI, encoded by the coding sequence ATGACTCAATTTGTAAAAGGAGATAAGAAGTTGTTAAATGCTTGGGCATTTTACGACTGGGCTAATTCTGTATATGCACTTGTTATTTCGTCATCTATTTTTCCCCTCTACTATGGAGCTTTGTTTAGGGAGAGAGAGTTAGATCGTTTTCTTATTTTCGGACTTGATATTAAAAGTGAGTCTATTATCAGTTATATCACAGCAATTGGTTTTTTAATTGTTTGTATCATCTCTCCATTTTTATCAGGAATAGCAGATTACCTTGGGAATAAGAAATTCTTTATGAAGCTTTTTTGTGGAATAGGATCTATTTCTTGTATGCTTCTCTATTTTTTTAGCTTAGACTATATTCTACTCAGTTTATTGTTTTATATGTTCGGACTTATCGGTTTTTGGGGGAGTCTTGTTTTTTACAACTCTTATTTACCTGATATAGCCTTTCAAAACCAACAAGATAATATTAGTGCTAAAGGCTATGCTATGGGGTATGTAGGAAGTGTCATTTTACTATTGCTCAATTTGTTGTTAATAATGAAACACGAAACTTTTGGTTTTGATTCAGCTATGACTGCAATGCGCTATTCTTTTTTATTAGTTGGAATTTGGTGGATAGGCTTTAGTATCTACACCTTTAAATACTTGCCAGATTTTAAGAATGATAAAAAAATAACTAAATCCGTTTTTTTTAAGGGCTTTAGAGAATTAAAGAAAGTATGGGAGGAGTTACGTGGGTATAGTTCGTTGAAACGATATTTAGTTGCTTTTTTTGTTTATAGTATGGCGGTACAGACAGTAATGGTTATTGCTGCTTATTTTGGAGAAAAAGAAATCGCTTGGGAGACAGATAGTCAGCGTACTACAGGGTTAATATTAAGTATTTTAGTAATTCAATTAGTGGCTATACTTGGAGCATATGCAACTTCGGGGATGTCAAAAAAAATAGGGAATATTTATACGCTTTGTGTTTTAAATGCGTTATGGATATTTATATGTGTTTATGCTTATACTATTGAAACGCCAAATGAGTTTTATGTTGCAGCAGGATTTGTTGGGCTTGTAATGGGAGGAATTCAATCATTATCTCGTTCTACATATTCTAAATTGCTTCCTGATACAACTGATACAACCTCTTTTTTTAGCTTTTATGATGTAACAGAAAAGTTAGGTATTGTATTAGGAATGGCAATGTATGGCTTGGTGAGTGATATAACTGGCAAAATGCAAAATGCGATATTATTCTTAATTGTTTTCTTTGCAATAGGCTTTGTTTTACTGTTAAGAGTGCCAAATAAGAGAATGATTTAA
- the msrB gene encoding peptide-methionine (R)-S-oxide reductase MsrB, translating into MKYYLFLFMILSLIACKNTTYQNTPIMKKDTTTTEEQWQQALTPEQYYVLRQKGTERPFTGEYNDLFEKGSYHCAGCNQKLFDSDTKFDSHCGWPSFDKAIKGSVEYIRDTTHGMIRTEVVCSTCHGHLGHVFPDGPQETTGERYCMNSISLKFVSEK; encoded by the coding sequence ATGAAATATTACCTTTTCTTATTTATGATATTATCTTTGATAGCTTGTAAAAACACAACGTATCAAAATACACCAATTATGAAGAAAGATACAACTACGACTGAAGAACAATGGCAACAAGCATTGACTCCAGAACAATACTATGTATTAAGACAAAAGGGTACAGAAAGACCTTTTACAGGAGAGTACAATGATTTATTTGAAAAAGGAAGCTATCACTGTGCTGGATGTAATCAAAAACTTTTTGATTCGGACACTAAATTTGATAGTCACTGTGGTTGGCCTTCATTTGACAAAGCAATCAAAGGTTCTGTTGAATATATTAGAGATACAACTCACGGTATGATTAGAACGGAAGTTGTCTGCTCTACTTGCCACGGGCACTTAGGTCACGTATTTCCTGATGGTCCACAAGAAACAACTGGCGAAAGATATTGTATGAATTCAATTTCTTTAAAGTTCGTTTCAGAAAAATAA
- the rsfS gene encoding ribosome silencing factor — protein MADKNINNDELIANIIKGIESVKGENIKILDLREIDNTPCDYFIICEGNSNTQVNAIAGATQKIVSKELHDKPWHIEGEVQAEWILMDYVNVVVHVFQKHIREYYNIESLWGDAKITTVESQY, from the coding sequence ATGGCAGACAAGAATATCAACAACGACGAATTGATCGCAAACATTATCAAAGGAATTGAATCAGTTAAAGGAGAGAACATTAAAATATTAGACTTAAGAGAGATTGACAATACTCCTTGTGATTATTTCATTATTTGTGAGGGAAATTCAAACACACAAGTCAATGCCATAGCTGGTGCTACACAAAAAATAGTATCAAAAGAACTTCACGACAAACCTTGGCATATCGAAGGTGAAGTACAAGCAGAGTGGATATTAATGGATTATGTAAATGTTGTAGTTCATGTATTTCAAAAACATATACGTGAATACTATAACATCGAAAGTCTATGGGGAGATGCTAAAATCACCACTGTTGAAAGCCAATATTAA
- a CDS encoding phosphatidylserine decarboxylase family protein → MFHKEGTKIIFYSLVVAVGLVVLADVLIDIDWIRMIVQSIVLIFLILILQFFRNPNRSVTPNDNTVLAPVDGKVVVIEEVYEPEYFKEKRLMVSIFMSPLNVHVTRYGLSGLIKYSQYHAGKYLVAWHPKASEENERTTVVVENPVFGEIMYRQIAGALARRIVNYAKPGMKVVQGTDAGFIKFGSRVDLYFPIGTKIEVALDQKAVGNKTVIAQK, encoded by the coding sequence ATGTTTCACAAAGAAGGAACGAAAATTATTTTTTACTCATTAGTAGTAGCTGTAGGATTAGTCGTTTTAGCTGATGTATTAATTGATATCGACTGGATAAGAATGATCGTACAATCAATTGTACTTATATTCTTAATCTTAATACTTCAATTTTTCAGAAACCCTAATAGAAGTGTTACTCCAAATGACAATACTGTTTTAGCACCTGTTGATGGAAAAGTAGTTGTAATTGAAGAGGTGTACGAACCAGAATATTTTAAGGAAAAAAGACTTATGGTTTCTATCTTTATGTCTCCTTTAAACGTACACGTAACGCGTTATGGGCTGAGTGGATTAATTAAATACAGTCAATACCACGCTGGTAAATATTTAGTTGCTTGGCATCCTAAAGCAAGTGAAGAAAACGAACGCACTACTGTTGTAGTAGAAAACCCAGTATTTGGAGAAATTATGTATAGACAAATCGCCGGTGCTTTAGCAAGACGTATTGTAAATTATGCTAAGCCAGGTATGAAAGTCGTTCAAGGTACTGATGCTGGATTTATTAAATTTGGCTCAAGAGTAGATTTATACTTCCCTATTGGAACAAAAATTGAAGTAGCTTTAGATCAAAAAGCAGTTGGAAATAAAACAGTAATTGCACAAAAATAA